Below is a genomic region from Astyanax mexicanus isolate ESR-SI-001 chromosome 25, AstMex3_surface, whole genome shotgun sequence.
CAGATGCAGATTAATGTACCTTTTCCACGGTATGTGTACTTTATTACGAGCGCAGGTGTGCACATGCAGCTATCAGACCAGATATCTACATTTTTACTAATGATGTCATGATCAAGGCCTCCTGAGTCCAACTGCTTTGTGCAACATGAAACTGTGTCTTGTTTCTGTTACAAAGTCCTGTATCTACAGAATGACaatttgattttattcatttatctagTGCAGGACcctcacaggtcagtgcagcgttctttaacTTCCATGGGAAAAGCAATCAGACACTAGACACTAGTTttatgttccatgacttttggcaggcCAGTGTGTTCCAGTgtataacctctctctctctctctctctctctctctctctctctctctttcgctctcttatTCTCTTCAGAGGTTTTCAGCTCTCAGAGAGACCAGAGAGTGTGCCAGCCAAACCCGTGTAAGAATGGAGGTGTGTGTATGCCAGTACTCCGCCTGCAAacgtttgagtgtgtgtgtctggacgTCTTCACAGGGCCTGTGTGTGAGCTGAGTAAGTGAACTGCACTTACACACCAAACCCGTTACACCCACCATACATTAAAACCTCTTTTCCAGCGAAAAAGACAACTGATCTGTACTGAGGAAGTGTAAGTaaaagtgagtgtgtgtaaaaggGTGATCCTGTGGTATAGTTCTTCAGAATTCAGGTTCTGGATGGGAATTCCCCACTATACAAATCACTTTCAGTTTAAGACTAGTTTTCCTTTATCTTTggacctgttcacacctggcctTAACATGCATCCAGGGTGATCTAATCACAAATGATGCAAAAAACCAAAATGAGGCACTTACTGTGGTTTTGCTTGCACACATCTGCTGGTATCACTTTTATCCTTTAGCTCGTTATAGTAGAGTAATAAGCTAACCCGTGCGGATGGTGGACACATGTTTTCTGTATGTTCTAGCAGGGGCTGGGGGAAAGGCTCAAAGccatgttaatgtgttaatgctTTGCTGCCATGAATCAAGGCACTTTGGCATTTGCTGGCCACATATTATTGAATTAacccagtggcgtgcagtgaatatagtgggtaccccttatGTAATGTGGAGTGAAATaatcatgtggactgaggcagtagagCAAAAAAGCATGATTCTACACTAATATTCTACATAATTCTGAGGAGAGGTTTTGTGCAGCTCCACCATCAACATGATTCTGAAGCTGGTTAAAAAGTTTAAGGCTAAAATGTTAGATAGTGTTGCTAGGATAGGATGTGTACTTTTTAGCTTGTTAGCTGCATTATTATTTTAGCTTCAAATATGTAGAAAACCAAACCTCAATATTTTCTTATCTAATCGACTAAATTCAGGGTTTTTTTGTTGAACTGTCACTTTAACATTGGGGACTGGACTGTGGGGAGCAGGTTTCTGTACAGATGCTCATTATGCCCCATTATCTCCTTCTCTTTCATCAGGTTAATGATCAGGTTTCACCTTTTATAGTCTTTTGTTTATGATTCTCTCTAAGCTTTTATCTCTGGCCTTTATCTGACCCTACGCTTTTATTGGTTGAGAAATGTCAGTCATGTGTCCTGATTGGTTGTTGAAGAAAAGGCCCTCAAGCCTGTCTCCCTTATAGGACAGTTTCAGAGTAGTGTTCAGTTAAACTGAACACCTGGGTTCAGTTTATGTCTATAATTTGAGGAATTTCACACGTGTTTGACAAGATCAGCCGTGTTCTTTTTTAATTATCTGCTTTGAGTTTCAGTTTTATAAGATCATGCTGTTACGTGCTGTTTTCTTTGATAAGACTTACTCATAGTGTAGCTTGTGGGCAAAATGCTGGATCTCATTTCAGAAtgatataaactaaataaaatgagcACAGTGTGAACTGCACTTTTTGTTTTAAATCCTAGACTTATGTTGAGTTTGTGTTGAGACTactatttttaattcagtatCTGCTGTAAATAATACCATAACTGCTGGTAGTGATTCACTTCCTGGCATAAATGCTTTAGTACTTTCTGTAAATGTAATTGCTGTTCTGTAACTGCTTTAAACGATTCATTATCTTCACTAAATACTTCAGTGTCTATAATAAATCATACAGTTTCTACTTTAAAAGATTCAGTATGACTAGAAATGATTCATTGTCTGCTAGACACAATTCAATATCTACTGATTatcagtataaatgattcagtatttattgtaaatgattcagcgactgctgtaaatgattcagtatctatcgTAAATACATCAGTGTCTATTATATTATAATCATACAGTTTCTACTGTAATTGATTCACTatccactataaatgatttagtatctactgtAAATATGCCAGTGTCTATAATATTATAATCATATAGTTTCTATAATAAACGGTTcagtattattataaattattcactGTGATTATCAATATTAATGatttagtaactgctataaattattGACTGTAATAATGAtcattaatgattcagtatctgttatAAAAGATTCAGCAACTGCTATAAATGAATTAGTGCCCACTATAAACAATTCAGTATCTGTCATAAATGATACAGTATCACTACAAATGATTTAGTAACTGCTACATTTGGTTTAGtacatactgtattataaataattaagtattataaatgtattatcaATGATTCAGCAACTACTGTGAATTATTTTCTGCAGTAATGATTCTAAATGATCCAGTATCTATTATACATGATTCAGTgtcactataaattattcagtaactgttaTACATGGTAAAGTACATATTTTTAAGGATTCAGTAGCTACTATAAGTGATTCGGTGCCACTATAAATGATTAGTGTAAACCATAAACGAACCAGTAACTAATATACATAAATcaatcagtattaaaaaaaaaaaaatgtaaacgattcagtatccactataaacgattcagtatattttataaatgattcagcaactgCTACATATGGTTTAGTACATATTATAAATAATTCAGCGTCTACTATAACTGTTATAATtagtacatattatatattacttaGTATCtgctgtaaattattcagtatttattacagaataagtgactcagtgttttttttaatgaaatgattcagtgtctactgTAAATGTTGCTGATGAATCAGTAACTGCTTAATATGATTCAGTACATGATTCAGTACTATATACAGACTGATCAGATTTACCGAGCTTAAGTTTTAATGTAAaatgaaactgatttatatatttgctcattttttttctaACTGTGTCTTGACTGATCTACTACATCTGATCTCAGAGAAAAACTGTGTTGATTGAACTGTGTTCAATGGTAAAACCGATTCCAAGTCTCTTCTCTGTTTTGATTGGTGGAGAAGTAATTCATCAAGTGTTCTTGGTTCTGATTGGTAGGTAAATGCTATGAATCACTGCACCTGAGGTATTATGATATCGAGGAGTCGTGGGGAAGAATCCACAAGCGAAATGTGGAGCTGTGCAGGTGCCTAAGAGAAGGGGTGTCCTGTGAGCGTGTACGATACAGAGGTTAGATTTTCCATATATACATAACCACCCCACCTCCCCCTCCACCACAAACAGACCCCCACTCTCTTTTCTGAGTAGTTCAGTTATTCTActttcttctgtgtgtgtgtccacataGTCTGCCAGAATAATCCCTGTCAGAATGATGGCACCTGCAGAGTGATTGAAGCCACAGGAGAAGAGGTGTGCGCCTGCAGAATGGGATACAGTGGAGCACACTGCAGTATCAGTAAGTACCCAAATACAATGGAATGTTTTCATACTTAGGTCATTTGAGTAGTAATTTCCTACATATTTACTTCCTTACTTATAGTCAGCCGctaaagcagcagttcttaagATGTTTTCTTTTATATTGAAAGTAGTAGTGTGACATACTGTAtaatcattctaaaaacagagggATCTGGTCGACCATGGGACTTTTTTCTGGTTAAAGCAGATTTTGCTGGTTACCTAAGTTATCTGGTGCTGATTCAAGGCCAATGTACTGCTACTACATGAGGACTTCAGAGCGGCAAAATCAGTCTTCATCTGCTCACTAATGcattgttaaaccaaagaaattGCAGAATCGGGACTAAAGAGAGTTTATGtgattaaaaaggaaaaaaaggatgtGCAATAGATTCATCCACTCTAAAAAGAGacttaaaaagtactttttaacatACTCAGtccaattacacattctcaccaaaaacttACAGGCTGTCATTTTAAGATTAGTATGGTTCTATGAAGTCACTATAATAAGCTATGGTCCATTCAAGATAGAAATACAAAAGATGTAAGGCAGTATCCTCATAGGGGGGCCAGAGCTGTCAAATGTACAGTTTCGCCTAGTTTTGGAAGTAAATTTGTGTTAACATTTTAGTTAACTTTCCAATATGTATGATTGATGACATCACACAGCCCCTGGAATATGTCCTTAGTGGTATTCCAGATTTCCAGACATTTAGTGTGTTATAAATAGCAGTTCCTCTGTCACATTCATTTGataatttagaaacaaaatattatgaataaaagTTAAAAATCAAGGTAAaggtttaaaatttaaataagaaaataaataataaaatgtacttgcTGGTTGATTTAAGGCCAGTTATTTTAACACATAAGCTAACTCCTGGGCAGTGACATCAGATTGTTGTATTTTCACACTACATAACTTGTATTGTTGTCTTTTTGGAAATCTTTGAGTGGTTTTGTTTTGCACGCCTTATTGATCTTGATGAGTCTGTTTGTAAAAGTTTGCTGATTTGCAgcgaaaacacagaaaaaaaagaaaagaatatggATGAGAAAATGGAGAAACACGAGCATGTATGACTCCACCCTCTGCCTTGCTTGTGCTCTCCTTGGCTGCAGAGAGTAACTGCACTTACTTCCATTAACAACACTTTTCACAATACTGGATTTAGATTTACCTACAGGTTTAGGTATTAAACCTGAGAGATATTTGCGATCACACAGCAAGCTTTTGGATTACATCTTTTAGCAGTTTACAAACAGCCACAAACCCAATGCCAAGCCAACAAAATTTGCCTCCAATCTATCCACCTCTAAAAACAGTTGGCAGCTCAAAAATCATAGATTAAATCGTCTAGTGTGAATCTGGCGTAAGGATAGAGGTCTTCATGGGATTTAAACTGAAGCCCAAACCAGATTTGTATCCATTACTGTCAGACCCAATTAGTAGGCCTGACCTCAACATCTAGTCACATGCATTAACGGAGACAAATTATTGCACATAATGTATTATAGTGTCTAAATACAAATAGAAACATCAGTTTGAACACATCTGTAGTAACTTaactgcctttattattgataCATTTTTGTTGAACATATATAAAAGGGCACAGTGTCAGACATCCCACCTTTCACAGACTTTTCGTGAGTCTCCCACATATTGGTAATGGCTCTTTGATGCCCACAAATTAAATGCACATCTAGTGAAAGTTTACCACTCTTTTTCATTGTACATCATTTCATTTTTGTTCTGCAGCTCTTCAAAAGTACTTTACAATTATGAATATAAAACAACAATTCACCTAAAACCACAAGAAAATTCTACCACTCTACCACAGCCCACCATTGTTTAAGTTTTACTGTTTAAAGCTtctattttgtcacattttctgcaTTTATCCAACTTGGTTAAAAGCTTAGACACTTAAACTTGGCTCCTTGAAATGTGTATTAAAAGTGTGAGAGGCCTACAAAGTCCACTTCAATTTGATTAGCTATTACCCTCGCTAATAACACTCCTTCTTGCTGCTGTTGCAGCTGCAACTTGAATTAATTTCTGGAATGAGGAACATTATTTCTACAGATTCACCCTATTCCTCTAATAATTTACGTGACTGAAACTGATATAGTGTTTGACACAGTGTAGAGTTTCGTCCCTGGTTTCTTTCAGGGCCTTGTTTACCCCATTCCTCATGTTTCAGAGGTCTTCTGTActgtgagacaaagagagagaccaaATCTGCTACACGAAAAATCACTTTAATTACAAAGCAAACCAAGCCCTGACTCAAGCCCAGTGTTGGATGTGAAGTTTTGGGCAGAAATACTGTGTTCTGTCAGGCCCCGCCAAGCACAAACTGAGTAGCAGACCTCTGCTTAATGGCCCCCTTCACCGAGAGGGCCTGCGAGGTCAGTTCCATTATTGCTCTAGTTGTAACGTtcacctgtttgtgtgtgtttgttcagggCCTGATGAAACGTGCTACAAGGACACGGGCGTTCATTACCGTGGCACTGCTAACACCACAGTCTCCGGCGCTTTGTGTCTGCCCTGGAACTCTGACCTGCTGTATGATGAGCTGACCGTGAACAATGTCCCCAACACTGCACTAGCAGGGCTGGGGGATCACTCTTTCTGCAGGTAAGACCATATCGCATCTCAGAAAGCTTTTAGTCCGACCAGGTCTGATGCAGAACACTCAAACCAGTAAAGATACTTATATTAacataattagtaaaatataCTCCTGCTATCTGATGGATACATTCATACAATGTGTTATCATGAGTTCTATCATAAAATATGAAATGCCAAATTTGGACATTGTTCGGGTAAAATGGtacaaagtaataaaataatacaataatctaCAGCcccaaatcataaaaataaatagggACAGTATAAAAAATACTGCTCAAACTGTTTTCAATACTGCAtactgttttatctgctcaaattcatttcattttttaatgtacatccattcctgccTTTTAGGCTTGCAACATCCCCCCAAACAATTGAATGCTGGCAATTTAGGGCTAGTAAtaaggtaacaaaaaaaaaaactatagtaaTCAAGAAGTAGTCATAATCACGATATGGTACTAATGCAGTATCCATGAAAGGCTTGAGATTCCTAATTTGCtgacaaaattataaaaatatttaaaaacaatgatcCTTAAAGAAAGATTAAAAGGGATTTGAATATCTCTCATAATATCAATAAATAATTTAAGGGATTGGGAGGAATGTGCATACAAACAGAATAAGTGTTAGAAAAAGGTTAGAATGAGCCTAACAGATGGCTTGCATGGACAAGGGATTACTTGGGCAAGCCTGTGTTGAGCACCACAATACTGAATTACATTTACAAATACCACATAAAAGTTTACTGTGCTGAACAGAAttcttatgttaaccatgtctagAGTGGCATCAACTTCTCTGAAATATCACACAGTTGAAATGTGTATTGTGGCAAGATGACTGATGTATCCTAAGTTCCACAATTCATTTTAAGTGTTAAGGGCAGGAAGGTatgacaacataaaaaaaaaaaacagtaaatgctTTCAaaggaatgtgttgcaggcctgaaatgcaagaattgatatatcaataaataaataaataaataaataaataaaaatattaaagttgagcagataaaacatgaaatatctggAATTCATACTGTCTGCTCTTGAtgtatttatatgtgtttatttgtatttatttattttccatacTTTGGagttgtatttaatttatttaaaagtagCGTTACTTCTCACACTTGAGAATGATTCATTATACTGGTTGCTGATTGAGGTTATGGTTGAAACACAGGAATCCTGATGGTGACAAACTGCCATGGTGCTACATGTTGCAAAAAGGAGCAATTTCCTGGGAATACTGTAATGTGACCTCTTGCCCCAGAGGACCAAGTaagtaaaaataaacttttcagaAGGACGGTGTAAATACATTTAGCATTATTGAGACACAAAGAGCCACAGTCAATCTCATGTAACTTATTATTCACACAGATAAAGGCAGCcagtctttgtaaaaaaaaaaaaaaaaaaaactaaggcaAAGTTACCTTAGCTAATGTTACAATCCTGGTCCTATAAAGCTCATATATTTCaactagaagaaaaaaaaaacatttgtttgggCCTAAAATTGCAAAAGAAAACCCTAATTATTGAACATTGCAATTAGTTTAGAAATCTTAACCCCCCATTATTGTCATTTACCAATGAAAAGTGTGTTTACAATGTACAGTAGAATTTGACTAGAATAATATATAGACAAAATAACTGCAAAACTGAATTGTCATAGTTTGCTAAAGTTTCTAAGCAAAAATCCCCTGAAACATTAAAGCAGAAAAGCACCCTTTCTTAACATATTCAGGTATGAAAACTGAAAACCCATTCCACATGATAAGACGTGAAATAACTTCCTCAAAAAGAgttgaacacacacatatacaatcgCACACTCCAGAACCAACACTAAAAAAGCATTGCAGTAATCCCCCTGGAGCTCCAGCTGTGAGGGATTTtactaaatgaatgaaaaccgaTATGTTTGTGATATGCTTGACTTCCATTCTTTGTCCACAATCACAAACATCAGAAACAGAAAACGTTCTGCAGAAATCGTCCCTCATCAAGGACTTGTTCTAGCAAGCTGCCTCAAAATATCGCATGTTGGAAAGTCTTCAAGTTGATGATTTCTGACATTTAAAGTGAAATATTTTCAGTAAGCGTCTTTTCCTCAGCCTTCCTGGCTGCTGGGGTGTCACCCAGCTGTCTGAGTGCTGATTTATAAAAATGAACATGTAACGGTAATAAATCAAAAAGAAACTGGTTGAAGGCATGAGGTTTTTAAAATCTACTTTAAATGCACTTGTATGCAGGACCATTCAAAAGCATAGAGAGTAAGGTTTAATATTAACTTtgattaatacattaaatttaacttaaataaaTGTCCACTAACACTGAAGCCTCAGCGCAACCttttcatttcaatggagagagttGCCGCATGCTGTGGTGTATGATTGATGTTGTGTTGCATTGAATGCAGCTTCGCCCAACggcaaaaaagttcagcagagctcagctACATAAAATTCACACGGGTTCCTTTCAAACGACTAAATCTAAACTACATCTAAAAACAGCAACTGGACTGTGCAACTGAatgaaaaaaattgtatttgCCTAATTCAAAACTGATTTGTTGAttcaactgaacaaaaaaaaacattacagacacgcccacacagcAAGCCGAGAGATACAGCATGGCAGACTGTGTTAAAGAAAAGTGGCAGAGGAAAAAATccgtaaaaaataataaattaaatgatctTCACTTAATGTAAAGCTTATTTGCCAATGTAAAGGTTCTTAAATGAAATGTAAGAATATATCAGCATATTAAAGTGTTGCAAAACTTGTCTGTTcttatggacaattttagccagatgctgccagtcacaattaTTACCACTTCCCAGTATATTTCCAGTACACTCACTATCAGTCCTCACTCAAACTCAATAATTtacgtcaccttgccatgagcatgctgtccAGGTTTCAAACTCATTCACAAGatcacacctcacaacttgtacacaTGTGGGCCGTTTCAAGTCAACATTTCATGCTGAGTTTACAtcctgctgtcccatgacttttggcatggcagtGTAGTCACAGTCAGATATGGCCATATCTCACATTATTGAAAAAATCCTTATTAGAATGAAACATTTTGACATGCTTTtgtaaaaacaaacagaaaactgctattttaaaatatttaaaagtatctATAATCAGATTTCtatattaagtaaattaaataatcagacTGATTTAATAGAGTTGAAATGAATGTGAGATTTCATGaggcactgaatcatttataatgaaTCAGAATCAATTCAAATCAGTCAAATGACTCttctgttctctctttctgtcccaaAGCGAGTCGCAGAGTATTTGAGGCTTTAGACTTGAGTCCCTTTCCAACCTCTGCGCCGGGTCCCACGGCAGGCTGTGGGCGGAGGCATGCGAAGCGTGTAACTCGGGGGCGGATTATGGGTGGGACGGCGTCGCTGCCTGGCTCTCACCCCTGGATGGCAGCGCTGTACATCGGTGAGGAATTCTGCGCCGGCAGCCTGGTCTCATCCTGCTGGGTCGTTTCCGCCGCTCACTGCTTCTTACGCAAGTAtggctgtgtgtgtttagctACAGACATAATACACTGACATACTAGTACTTAAGGAACCTTatcgtatcccatgacttttgccatgtcccatggaagctaaaggcctgtggaatatgtgtgtggggctcctgcactgaatgcatatgtgatttttttacatggacaattttagTCAGATGTCTCCGGTAACTGTTATtaacacccactgcactgtccactgtgggtggtaatgttttCCATCACGTATTCTCAGGACAAACATGACTCCACAAACATGTGGATTGAggagataaaacctcacaacttgcGCAAGTGTGAGCGCTtccatttacatactgctgttgcATGACTTTTGACTTCCAAATGAGTCTATGACAAATTTGTAAATGTAAACTGTGGTGCTGTGAGCATTTTGCCCAATTTCAGATGTTCCAGATGAGTTTCTGTGCTTATGTAAATAAACAGAGCCCTTAAAACAGTCAAGCCTTATCtaaatgtacagttgtggtcagaaGTTTACGTACACTCATCCTAGGCATGAATGTCAAAGTAATATTGGGCTTTTAGTGATTTCATCGGACTGTCAAATTGTTTCAGGGGAACTATGAGTGTCCCAAGTCTTTGGATTTTCCCTTGGTTGTAACTGTATTGGTCAATCCAGTTATTGCTCAGACAAACCAACTATCTTTATGTGTGCTCAGATCTACCATCTGTGGTCAATCATGATCACTAACAGAAAGTTTGATTCTATGTAGACTACTGAGGCTCAGGTTAGAGTTACCTAACCCAAGAGATAAAAGGGTTAAAGTTTGGGCTATGTTTGATTGTAGGCTGGGTTGAGTTGTAGGTGTTGGTTTATAAGGGTATGGTTAGGGTTAGTTAAATGTTTTGGTTGCTGAGGTTCGGATCAAAGTTAGGTTTAAGTTAATTTAAGATTAGACTTAGTGTAGTTAATAGAGTAGAGTAAGCGTTTTGTATGGCAGTGAGGTTATGGTTGGGTTTAGatttgggttagggttaagattagtgatgttagggttaaggtttgggGTTTAGAGTTAGTGTGGTGAGTTTAGACATGAATTTAGGACTATGATTAGGTTTAACCATAGGTTACTGAGTTTACTGTTATGATTAAGTTTAGGATGGGGTTAAGATTAGGGATGTTAGGGTAAAGGTTAGGTGTTTAGGGTTAGTGTGGTGAGTTTATTCATAGGTTACTGAATTTAGGATTATGGTTAGGTTTAACCATAGGTTACTGAGTTTACTGTTATGATTAGGTTTAGCTTAGAGTTAAAGTTAGAGATGTTAGTGTTAAGGTTAGGGGTTGAGTTAGTGTGGTGAGTTTAGACATAGGTTACTGAATTTAGGATTATGGTTAGGTTACTGATTAccgattagattagattagatttaggtTAGGGTTAAAATTGGTGATGTTAGAGTTAAGGTTAAGGGTTTAGAGTCCATGTGTTGAAATGCTAAAAGGTTTATGGTTAGGTTTAAGTGTAGGTTACTGAGTTTACTGTTATGATTAGGTTTGGGTTAGGCTTAAGATTAGAGACagtagggttagggtttggggaTTCATATTTAGAATGGTTATGGCTAGGTGTAGGTGTAGTTTTAAGTTTGGGATTAGATGTAGGTCACTAAGTACAGTAAAGATTTTGTTGCTAGGTTAGCGTTAAGATTAGAGCTAGTAtggttatggttaggtttagattaGAATTAAGATGACACATATTTAGCTTTTGCTAAAGGGATttagtgttaaaatgtttaaaatgtttaggtttatgtgtgtgtaacatatgtgtttattttgtgttttggaAAATGTGTAATGTGTGGATGTTGTTTAGATTAGATTTATCAGTTGATGAAAATGATTTATATGAtatttctgtttaatttaaatacaaaaaatatctctttttccatctctcaCTTTGTCCCTACCATGCCTCTAATCatcccccttttttctctcttatttctttcAGTCCATTGAAGTCATCAGTGCGTGTAGTCCTCGGCCAGCATTTCTTCAATGATACAGGACCCAACACTCGAGCCTTTGGCatagaaaaatacattttctacCGCAACTACGTTCAGTTCAACCCAACTATACACGACATCGGTAAGCACTGAACTTTAAAATGTAGTTTATCCACTCACACAGTTCACACATACAAGCAAAACAGCAAGAGCCTGTAAGGAATCCTTCTTCCGCATAAAATACATTCACTCATACACGAGCACTTTCATTATTTCAGTTCTTACGTTTTTCTCTCATTCCATTTCTCTGACTAA
It encodes:
- the LOC103026220 gene encoding hepatocyte growth factor activator, with product MRVHERACLWSVVLCALMLRSCAIKQAPGLEIQMSPQKVFTMDGRECKFPFRLGGTVYHHCISQSSSRKWCSLTHNFDRDQKWGYCSSRPRLFNEVFSSQRDQRVCQPNPCKNGGVCMPVLRLQTFECVCLDVFTGPVCELSKCYESLHLRYYDIEESWGRIHKRNVELCRCLREGVSCERVRYRVCQNNPCQNDGTCRVIEATGEEVCACRMGYSGAHCSIRPDETCYKDTGVHYRGTANTTVSGALCLPWNSDLLYDELTVNNVPNTALAGLGDHSFCRNPDGDKLPWCYMLQKGAISWEYCNVTSCPRGPTSRRVFEALDLSPFPTSAPGPTAGCGRRHAKRVTRGRIMGGTASLPGSHPWMAALYIGEEFCAGSLVSSCWVVSAAHCFLRNPLKSSVRVVLGQHFFNDTGPNTRAFGIEKYIFYRNYVQFNPTIHDIVLVKLKKVNGRCARKSQFIRPICLPDRFMMFPDYTCCTITGWGHMQEKANSYSDLREGMVKLIPYEKCSAPEVYGSEVRPGMLCAGSDTCVDACQGDSGGPLACVRDGVSFLYGIISWGDGCGRSGKPGVYTKVPKYAGWINHIIRPKKKTENKGLL